One stretch of Paenibacillus sp. FSL R5-0341 DNA includes these proteins:
- a CDS encoding FAD-dependent oxidoreductase codes for MNKQKIVIVGAGIVGACMAYHLSKRNQDVTVIERHPAAAREVTEKSFAWIHTTHRVAPEYWHLYDAAVEEYHTLQQELSELKIHWHGALTWDTPPLREQHGSQKLNREQLEALEPNLKKYPDEAVFVSEEGALDPIAVTELLLSKAQAYGARIQFETNVTELQQEGSRLIGVHTSKGFVESDVVVLAAGTGTPELCNPLGCHVPVTSSPSILIRMKTANKLIHTLISNAQFEARQLTDYTLLAAEDYIDESEENGPQAVGKRAFDTLRRSLKHGNQLELESIKVGWRPMPEDGYPIVGFQDHSNGLYLTVMHSAITLAPLIAHLAASEIIDGTRNELEPCRLSRF; via the coding sequence TTGAATAAACAAAAAATTGTGATTGTTGGTGCAGGGATTGTTGGGGCGTGTATGGCCTATCATCTATCCAAACGAAACCAAGATGTCACCGTTATTGAACGACACCCTGCCGCGGCGCGTGAAGTCACGGAAAAATCGTTTGCCTGGATACATACCACGCATAGGGTAGCTCCGGAATATTGGCATTTGTATGATGCAGCTGTGGAAGAATATCATACACTTCAGCAAGAGTTGTCTGAACTGAAAATTCATTGGCATGGAGCGCTAACTTGGGACACTCCGCCTCTAAGGGAGCAACATGGCTCTCAAAAATTAAACCGGGAGCAGCTTGAGGCACTGGAACCGAATCTGAAGAAGTATCCGGATGAAGCGGTTTTTGTGAGCGAAGAAGGTGCGCTGGACCCTATAGCGGTAACGGAGCTGTTGTTGAGCAAAGCGCAAGCGTATGGAGCAAGAATTCAGTTCGAAACCAACGTTACAGAGCTGCAGCAGGAGGGTTCCCGCCTGATTGGCGTTCATACGTCCAAGGGTTTTGTGGAGTCAGATGTCGTGGTATTGGCCGCTGGAACAGGTACACCCGAACTTTGTAACCCGTTAGGTTGTCACGTGCCTGTAACGTCGTCACCTTCCATTCTGATTCGGATGAAAACTGCAAATAAACTGATACACACATTAATCTCCAATGCGCAATTTGAAGCGCGTCAACTGACGGATTATACGCTGCTGGCTGCGGAAGATTATATCGACGAGTCGGAGGAAAACGGACCGCAGGCGGTCGGTAAGCGAGCGTTCGACACATTGCGTCGTAGTCTAAAACATGGAAATCAACTGGAACTGGAAAGCATAAAGGTTGGATGGAGACCCATGCCTGAAGACGGTTATCCGATCGTGGGCTTCCAAGATCATAGTAATGGACTTTATCTGACGGTGATGCATTCTGCAATTACGCTGGCACCGCTGATTGCGCATCTGGCTGCAAGTGAAATTATTGATGGCACAAGAAATGAATTAGAACCTTGCCGGCTCTCCCGGTTTTAA
- a CDS encoding DUF1629 domain-containing protein: MNYYFLESQYPGRGFISGGTTFTPQLDMNYLAIENPLPEGTTAEVELLSTVRNLNVDYFETITGTRHVSDHFKTLLEETKTNTQFIPTTVCYHDGRSVEKNYWTVHQLDRLDVFDYERSEYGRKAVIAASVQQPPRKNVKVVSRICLHEERIGEHEFFMLEYINIFKPIVSKDFYDVCRKHGLFSLYFSPIATGFS; this comes from the coding sequence ATGAACTATTATTTTCTGGAATCTCAATATCCAGGTAGAGGGTTTATTAGTGGCGGAACGACCTTCACTCCCCAATTAGATATGAATTATTTGGCGATAGAGAATCCGTTGCCAGAGGGGACAACGGCAGAGGTTGAGTTGCTGTCTACGGTGCGCAACCTGAACGTGGATTATTTTGAGACGATTACAGGAACGAGACACGTATCAGATCATTTTAAAACGCTGTTGGAGGAAACGAAAACAAACACCCAGTTTATTCCGACAACGGTGTGTTACCACGACGGTCGTTCGGTTGAAAAAAACTATTGGACTGTACATCAGCTTGATCGTTTGGATGTTTTCGATTATGAACGTTCGGAATATGGACGCAAAGCGGTCATTGCTGCATCTGTACAACAGCCTCCACGTAAGAACGTTAAAGTTGTATCTCGAATCTGCCTTCATGAAGAGCGAATTGGCGAGCATGAATTTTTTATGCTGGAGTATATAAATATCTTCAAACCCATTGTTTCAAAAGATTTTTACGATGTATGCCGAAAACATGGGCTCTTTAGTCTTTATTTTTCCCCGATAGCCACTGGATTCTCCTGA